Proteins from one Mus pahari chromosome 10, PAHARI_EIJ_v1.1, whole genome shotgun sequence genomic window:
- the LOC110327476 gene encoding olfactory receptor 145-like produces the protein MDSENGSSVIEFILVGLTKDPDLQCPLFILFLVMYVLTVLGNLSLITLIVLNSHLHTPMYFFLFNLSLVDLWYSSVFTPKMLMSFISEKNIISYRGCMMQLFFFSFFCVSECYVLTVMAYDRYVAICNPLLYNIVMSPKLCLNLILGSYIMAFSSAMAHTGCMLRLTFCGANTINHYFCDIPPLLQLSCTSIYVNELEVFVVIGINIIVPTITIFISYGFILSSIFHISSKEGRSKAFSTCSSHIIAVSLFFGSGAFMYLKPSSAGSMNESKISSVFYTNTVPLLNPLIYSLRNKDVKIALIKTLNKRKC, from the coding sequence ATGGATTCTGAAAATGGCTCTTCAGTGATTGAGTTCATTCTGGTGGGATTAACCAAGGACCCTGAtctccagtgccctcttttcATCCTCTTTCTAGTGATGTATGTTCTCACTGTATTGGGAAATCTGAGTTTGATTACCTTAATTGTACTGAATTCTCACCTTCATACTCCAATGTACTTTTTCCTCTTTAACTTGTCATTAGTTGACCTCTGGTACTCTTCTGTGTTCACACCAAAAATGTTAATGAGCTTTATATCAGAGAAGAACATTATTTCCTATAGAGGATGCATGAtgcaacttttctttttcagttttttctgCGTTTCTGAATGTTATGTGCTGACTGTaatggcctatgatcgctatgtggccataTGTAATCCACTCTTGTACAATATTGTCATGTCTCCTAAATTATGTTTGAACCTCATACTTGGCTCATATATAATGGCATTTTCTAGTGCCATGGCTCACACGGGATGCATGCTGAGACTGACCTTCTGTGGTGCAAACACCATCAATCACTACTTCTGTGACATCCCCCCTTTACTTCAGCTCTCCTGCACCAGCATCTATGTCAATGAGCTGGAGGTTTTTGTTGTAATAGGCATCAACATCATTGTGCCCACCATCACCATCTTTATCTCTTATGGTTTCATCCTCTCAAGTATCTTTCATATCAGCTCCAAGGAGGGCAGGTCCAAAGCCTTCAGCACCTGCAGTTCCCACATAATTGCAGTTTCTCTGTTCTTTGGATCAGGTGCATTTATGTATCTCAAACCATCTTCTGCTGGGTCAATGAATGAAAGTAAAATCTCGTCTGTCTTTTATACCAATACAGTTCCTCTACTGAATCCCTTAATCTACAGCTTGAGGAACAAAGATGTTAAAATTGCCTTGATAAAGACCCTGAATAAGAGAAAGTGCTGA